Proteins from one Pseudomonas grandcourensis genomic window:
- a CDS encoding GlxA family transcriptional regulator, whose translation MISVAFVVFEGFQSMALAAMPVFEYANFSANETLYDVRVLSENGHNLRASGGLSVGTEAFDGRVFDTVIVVGGDSIVEQAPEVVLDYLRASINTARRTASICSGAFVMAQAGLLDGRRATTHWAYARELQARFPAIKVEADRIYVIDGSIWTSAGMTAGIDLALAMVEKDHGAELARAVAQKLVMYHRRAGGQSQHSALLELEPKSDRIQTVLGYAREHLAQTLSVEQLAQVANLSPRQFSRAFRAETGQSPAKAVENLRLEAARQMLERGRLTLDQIALETGFADRRRMRETFLRVFGQPPQVIRRNARAEVP comes from the coding sequence ATGATCAGCGTGGCGTTCGTGGTTTTCGAGGGTTTCCAGTCCATGGCGCTGGCCGCCATGCCGGTGTTCGAATACGCCAATTTCAGTGCTAACGAGACGCTGTATGACGTGCGCGTGCTGTCCGAAAACGGTCACAACCTGCGCGCCTCCGGCGGCCTGAGTGTCGGTACCGAGGCATTCGACGGGCGCGTGTTCGACACGGTGATCGTGGTCGGTGGCGACTCCATCGTCGAACAGGCCCCCGAGGTCGTACTGGATTACCTGCGGGCCAGCATCAACACTGCTCGCCGTACGGCGTCGATCTGTTCCGGGGCGTTCGTCATGGCCCAGGCCGGCTTGCTCGATGGACGGCGAGCCACCACCCACTGGGCCTACGCCCGGGAACTGCAGGCGCGGTTTCCGGCGATCAAGGTCGAGGCCGATCGCATCTACGTGATCGATGGCTCGATCTGGACCTCCGCCGGCATGACGGCGGGCATCGACCTCGCCCTGGCCATGGTGGAAAAGGACCACGGCGCCGAGCTGGCCCGGGCCGTGGCGCAGAAACTGGTGATGTACCACCGCCGCGCGGGCGGTCAGTCGCAGCACTCGGCGCTGCTGGAGCTGGAGCCGAAATCCGATCGCATCCAGACCGTGCTCGGCTACGCCCGGGAACACCTGGCCCAGACCCTTTCGGTGGAGCAACTGGCGCAAGTGGCCAACCTCAGCCCCCGGCAATTCAGCCGGGCGTTTCGCGCCGAAACCGGGCAATCGCCGGCCAAGGCCGTCGAAAACCTGCGCCTGGAAGCGGCGCGACAGATGCTCGAACGCGGACGCCTGACACTCGACCAGATCGCCCTGGAAACCGGGTTCGCCGACCGTCGGCGCATGCGCGAAACCTTCCTGCGGGTGTTCGGGCAACCGCCGCAGGTGATTCGGCGCAATGCGCGAGCAGAGGTGCCTTGA
- a CDS encoding SDR family oxidoreductase, whose translation MALSSKGTALITGASSGIGAVYADRLARQGYDLILVARSQGKLNALANQLSDETGRTVEVVAADLTNKADALRVEQILQNDASITLLVNNAGVGAVMPLLGSPVDDMEAMINLNVTALMRLAYAAVPGFVARGAGTVINIASIVAIAPEILNGVYGGTKAFVLSLSQSMQHELADKGLRIQAVLPGATATDFWSEAGNPVENLPKDIVMSAEEMVDAALVGLAAGEVVTIPGLHDGSQWDRYEAQRKTLSGLFGNSVAAPRYR comes from the coding sequence ATGGCGCTTTCATCCAAAGGCACTGCACTGATCACCGGCGCTTCTTCGGGCATCGGCGCGGTGTATGCCGACCGCCTGGCCCGACAGGGTTACGACCTGATTCTGGTGGCCCGCAGCCAGGGCAAGCTCAATGCCCTGGCCAACCAATTGAGCGACGAAACCGGGCGCACCGTGGAGGTGGTGGCCGCCGACCTGACGAACAAGGCGGATGCGCTGCGGGTCGAACAGATCCTGCAAAACGACGCCAGCATCACCTTGTTGGTCAACAACGCCGGAGTCGGTGCCGTCATGCCGCTGCTCGGCAGTCCCGTGGATGACATGGAGGCGATGATCAACCTCAACGTGACGGCGTTGATGCGCCTGGCCTATGCCGCCGTACCCGGCTTCGTCGCCCGGGGCGCCGGTACCGTGATCAACATCGCCTCCATCGTCGCCATCGCCCCGGAAATCCTCAACGGCGTGTACGGCGGGACCAAGGCGTTCGTCTTGAGCCTGAGCCAGTCGATGCAGCATGAACTGGCGGACAAAGGCCTGCGCATCCAGGCGGTGTTGCCGGGGGCGACCGCGACCGATTTCTGGAGCGAGGCCGGCAACCCGGTGGAAAACCTGCCGAAGGACATCGTGATGTCCGCCGAAGAGATGGTCGATGCCGCGCTCGTTGGCCTGGCGGCTGGCGAAGTGGTAACCATTCCCGGGCTGCACGACGGCAGCCAGTGGGATCGTTACGAGGCCCAGCGCAAGACGTTGTCCGGGTTGTTTGGCAATAGCGTGGCGGCGCCGCGTTATCGCTGA
- a CDS encoding pyridoxal-phosphate dependent enzyme yields the protein MLHIRTPLILHPGLSTPTRRIWLKLENLQPSGSFKLRGMGLLCSRAQQQGKRKVVCPSAGNAGLATAMAAACLGLKACIVVPHTTPQSTRTRISNTGAEVIVHGKVWDEANQRAQELAQDPRSEFVPAFDHPLLWEGHSTMVDEILEDCPPVDVLVTSVGGGGLLAGLLTGLIRHRHTDCRIVACETEGAASFAAAVAAGHPVKLAKIDTVATSLGAAQVAAWPVRHIGDFPYECVVLSDDEAIMGVVRYANDLRQLVEPACGVSLAIAYLDHPAIADARDVVIVVCGGVSINAQLVAGWARLSAGTRAG from the coding sequence ATGCTTCACATCCGAACGCCTTTGATCCTGCACCCTGGCCTCTCGACCCCGACCCGCCGTATCTGGCTGAAACTGGAAAACCTGCAACCCAGCGGCTCGTTCAAATTACGCGGCATGGGCTTGCTGTGCAGCCGGGCTCAGCAGCAGGGCAAGCGCAAGGTGGTCTGTCCCTCCGCCGGGAACGCGGGACTGGCCACGGCCATGGCCGCTGCGTGCCTGGGGCTCAAGGCATGCATCGTGGTACCGCACACCACCCCGCAAAGCACCCGGACGCGGATCAGCAATACCGGCGCCGAGGTGATCGTGCACGGCAAGGTCTGGGACGAAGCCAATCAACGGGCACAGGAACTCGCCCAGGACCCGCGCAGTGAATTCGTGCCGGCCTTCGACCACCCGCTGTTGTGGGAAGGGCACAGCACCATGGTCGATGAAATCCTTGAAGACTGCCCGCCAGTGGATGTGCTGGTGACATCGGTGGGCGGCGGTGGCTTGCTGGCGGGGCTGCTCACCGGACTGATTCGTCATCGGCACACCGATTGCCGCATCGTAGCCTGCGAAACCGAAGGCGCGGCGTCGTTCGCCGCGGCGGTGGCGGCCGGGCACCCGGTCAAACTGGCGAAAATCGACACCGTCGCTACCTCCCTGGGCGCCGCGCAAGTGGCCGCCTGGCCGGTCAGGCACATCGGCGATTTCCCCTATGAGTGCGTGGTGCTCAGTGATGATGAGGCGATCATGGGCGTGGTGCGTTACGCCAATGATTTGCGACAGCTGGTCGAACCAGCGTGCGGGGTTTCATTGGCGATTGCCTACCTGGATCACCCGGCGATTGCCGACGCCCGTGACGTGGTGATCGTGGTGTGCGGCGGGGTAAGTATCAATGCGCAGCTCGTGGCCGGGTGGGCACGCTTGTCCGCAGGCACACGCGCCGGGTAG
- a CDS encoding DUF2388 domain-containing protein, translated as MRRIFILSSLVLCLPFGSAMAKVDAEDVATSAGVSASLYSTFKDHKLMIPARDDASSFVASGGAIRGAYLEAVLKKIRQDNPALNNASDEDLARAILVQEGVAADH; from the coding sequence ATGCGCCGCATATTTATCCTTTCTTCCCTGGTACTTTGTTTGCCCTTCGGCTCGGCTATGGCCAAAGTGGATGCCGAAGATGTCGCCACCTCAGCCGGGGTTTCCGCCTCGCTGTACTCGACGTTCAAAGACCACAAACTCATGATTCCCGCCCGGGATGACGCATCCAGTTTCGTCGCCAGTGGCGGTGCGATTCGTGGTGCTTACCTGGAGGCGGTGTTGAAAAAGATCCGTCAGGACAATCCTGCCCTCAACAACGCAAGCGACGAAGACCTGGCCCGCGCCATTCTCGTCCAGGAAGGCGTTGCCGCCGATCACTGA
- a CDS encoding NAD(P)/FAD-dependent oxidoreductase, with translation MNIDIQSVVIGAGVVGLAVARALAMSGREVLVVEAGGGIGTGISSRNSEVIHAGIYYPGGSLKARLCVEGKQRLYAYCDEHGVDYRRVGKLIVATDEPQRAALQRLLQQGRVNGVDDLQWLDGPQVRELEPALSCVAALWSRSTGIVDSHGLMLALLGDAERFGATLALHTPLLSARCIEQGFEVHMGGSQPMTLCCRELINCAGLSAPEVASSIVGLPGPFIPRAHLCKGSYFNFSGRAPFRHLVYPAPENAGLGVHMTLDLGGQARFGPDVEWVEHIDYRVEPRRAEGFYQAIRRYWPGLPDNSLQPAYSGIRPKISGPTEPAADFLISARAEHGVPGLVNLFGIESPGLTSCLALAELVVKHLADR, from the coding sequence TTGAACATCGATATTCAAAGTGTGGTGATCGGGGCCGGTGTCGTCGGATTGGCAGTGGCCAGGGCCCTGGCCATGAGCGGTCGGGAAGTGCTGGTGGTCGAGGCCGGCGGGGGCATCGGCACGGGCATCAGCTCGCGTAACTCGGAAGTGATTCACGCCGGCATCTATTACCCGGGCGGCAGCCTCAAGGCGCGGTTGTGCGTGGAAGGCAAGCAGCGCCTCTACGCGTACTGCGATGAGCACGGTGTCGATTACCGGCGCGTGGGCAAGCTGATCGTGGCCACCGATGAGCCGCAGCGCGCGGCTTTGCAGCGTCTGTTGCAGCAGGGGCGTGTCAATGGTGTCGATGACCTGCAATGGCTGGACGGCCCGCAGGTCCGGGAGCTTGAACCGGCGTTGTCCTGCGTCGCGGCGCTGTGGTCGCGGTCTACCGGCATAGTCGACTCCCACGGGCTGATGCTGGCGCTGCTGGGCGATGCCGAGAGGTTTGGCGCGACGCTGGCCTTGCACACGCCGCTGCTGTCGGCCCGTTGCATCGAACAGGGTTTCGAGGTGCACATGGGCGGCAGTCAACCCATGACGTTGTGCTGCCGCGAATTGATCAACTGCGCGGGGCTGTCCGCTCCCGAGGTGGCGAGCAGCATCGTCGGTCTGCCGGGGCCATTCATTCCCCGGGCGCATTTGTGCAAGGGCAGTTACTTCAATTTCAGTGGCCGGGCACCGTTTCGCCACCTGGTGTATCCGGCCCCGGAGAACGCGGGGCTGGGTGTGCACATGACGCTGGACCTGGGCGGGCAGGCGCGCTTCGGACCGGATGTCGAATGGGTCGAGCACATTGATTACCGTGTCGAGCCCCGCCGGGCGGAGGGGTTCTATCAGGCGATCCGCCGCTATTGGCCGGGCTTGCCGGACAACAGCCTGCAACCGGCCTACAGCGGCATTCGCCCGAAAATCAGCGGGCCGACTGAGCCGGCTGCCGACTTTCTCATCAGCGCTCGCGCCGAACATGGCGTGCCGGGGCTGGTGAATCTGTTCGGCATCGAATCACCGGGGCTGACCAGTTGCCTGGCGCTCGCCGAACTCGTGGTGAAACACCTGGCCGACCGATGA
- a CDS encoding DinB family protein: protein MITVRTACLLADYKRWANQRLFDSLAALPPGEVKKERVSVFKNMIGTLNHVYVVDCIWQAHLEGRGHGFKTSHDLLHADLSELRMAQKAIDRWYCDWSARQTDASLDKLLEFTFVSGESGTMSAGAMLMHVVNHASYHRGWVVQMYFEIPAMPPVTDMPVYLRESEPVVLQSINAPIVAPPCAVQFSSATSVLPNRYR, encoded by the coding sequence ATGATCACCGTACGCACTGCCTGCCTGCTGGCCGATTACAAACGCTGGGCCAATCAGCGCCTTTTTGACAGCCTCGCGGCGCTCCCTCCGGGCGAAGTCAAAAAAGAACGGGTGTCAGTGTTCAAAAACATGATCGGCACCCTCAATCACGTCTACGTGGTCGATTGCATCTGGCAGGCGCACCTCGAAGGCCGGGGGCATGGCTTCAAGACCTCCCACGACCTGCTGCACGCCGACCTGTCCGAACTGCGCATGGCGCAAAAAGCCATCGATCGCTGGTACTGCGACTGGAGCGCCCGGCAAACCGACGCCTCCCTGGACAAGCTCCTGGAATTCACCTTTGTCTCAGGCGAAAGCGGCACCATGAGCGCCGGCGCGATGCTGATGCACGTGGTCAACCACGCCAGCTATCACCGTGGCTGGGTGGTGCAGATGTACTTCGAGATTCCGGCCATGCCACCGGTGACCGACATGCCGGTGTATTTGCGCGAGTCAGAACCGGTGGTTTTGCAGTCGATCAATGCGCCGATAGTGGCGCCGCCCTGTGCCGTGCAGTTTTCCAGTGCGACCAGTGTTTTGCCGAATCGATATCGTTGA
- a CDS encoding SDR family oxidoreductase has product MKIDLSAKLAIVSGSTAGIGLGISKALAEAGATVVVIGRDTAKVEQAMASIRQRVPAAQLRGVTADLGTAEGAERLFAAEPRADILVNNLGIFNTVDFFDAPDSEWTRFYEVNVISGVRLSRHYTPDMVKQGWGRVIFLSSESGVATPADMINYGVTKSANLAVSHGLAKRLAGTGVTVNAILPGPTFTDGLEDMLKDATAESGRSARDEADAFVRKARPTSIIQRVADVEEVANLVAYIASPLSSATTGAALRVDGGVVDSLAI; this is encoded by the coding sequence ATGAAAATCGATTTGAGCGCAAAACTCGCAATCGTCAGCGGCAGCACCGCCGGCATTGGCCTGGGCATCAGCAAGGCACTGGCCGAGGCAGGCGCCACGGTGGTGGTGATCGGCCGCGACACGGCCAAGGTCGAGCAGGCAATGGCGAGCATTCGCCAGCGTGTTCCTGCAGCGCAATTGCGTGGGGTGACCGCCGACCTCGGCACCGCCGAAGGCGCCGAAAGATTGTTCGCCGCCGAACCTCGGGCGGACATCCTGGTGAACAACCTAGGGATCTTCAACACGGTGGATTTCTTCGACGCCCCGGACAGTGAGTGGACACGCTTCTACGAGGTCAACGTGATCTCCGGCGTGCGCCTGTCCCGGCATTACACACCGGACATGGTCAAACAGGGTTGGGGGCGGGTGATCTTCCTGTCTTCGGAATCCGGCGTGGCGACCCCGGCGGACATGATCAACTACGGCGTGACCAAAAGCGCCAACCTGGCGGTGTCCCATGGCCTGGCCAAACGCCTGGCCGGCACCGGCGTGACGGTCAATGCGATCCTGCCAGGCCCGACCTTTACCGATGGCCTTGAAGACATGCTCAAGGACGCCACGGCCGAATCCGGACGCAGCGCCCGGGACGAAGCCGATGCGTTCGTGCGCAAGGCCCGGCCGACGTCGATCATCCAGCGCGTGGCGGATGTCGAAGAAGTCGCCAATCTGGTGGCCTACATCGCTTCGCCGTTATCCTCGGCCACCACCGGAGCTGCCTTGCGGGTCGACGGCGGTGTCGTCGACAGCCTGGCCATCTGA
- a CDS encoding SRPBCC family protein, producing MATASATIEVPASADQVWQLIGGFNSLPDWIPFIPKSELSEGGRVRRLETSDGTVVVERLQVFDNAAKTYSYSFVHSPFPVTDYLATIKVEALGERARVTWSGRFEPVGVSDGEVEALFAGVYQGGIEALRAKYPA from the coding sequence ATGGCAACTGCATCAGCAACGATCGAAGTCCCGGCCTCGGCCGATCAGGTCTGGCAATTGATTGGCGGATTCAACTCGCTGCCGGACTGGATTCCGTTCATTCCCAAAAGCGAACTGAGCGAAGGCGGGCGGGTACGCCGGCTGGAAACCAGCGATGGCACGGTGGTGGTCGAGCGTTTGCAAGTGTTCGACAACGCAGCGAAAACCTACAGTTACTCGTTTGTGCATTCGCCATTTCCGGTGACTGATTATTTGGCGACGATCAAGGTTGAAGCGCTTGGCGAGCGTGCGCGGGTAACCTGGTCGGGCCGGTTTGAACCGGTTGGCGTGAGTGATGGGGAAGTGGAAGCGTTGTTTGCGGGGGTGTATCAGGGTGGGATTGAAGCGCTGCGGGCCAAATACCCGGCCTGA
- a CDS encoding HAMP domain-containing sensor histidine kinase: MSLPNPSKGWRSSSSRLLALYSSLFVIWSGILMGVMYYEVSAYLDNLAKHSLMQRQHLFSRFSGEQLVDALAVSMTFDIRGIDAYGLFDARQHYLSGALRYIPDGLPLDGKIHMLRDCDASDDNDEQTLPTDSCDAVATRTLDGRWLVLVRDNGSLFAVTRIILHALFWGMTLTIVPGIVGWYLLRRRPLRRIRGIQASAEAIVAGDLSRRLPLSNRRDELDMLAAIVNAMLERIERLMNEVKGVCDNIAHDLRTPLTRLRAQLYRMQQQAGEGSPQAMQLDLVLAEADTLMARFRGLLRISELEDRQRRSGFVQLDPVALLQELHEFYLPLAEDDGLVFQLHLPASLPPLNGDRALMFEAVANLLSNSIKFTPPGGAVILRGVNDGGHTRIEVLDSGPGIPEAEREAVFQRFYRAEAGNHKSGFGLGLSIVAAIVSLHGFTLEVGSSELGGARLVLDCQEGLITQA, encoded by the coding sequence ATGTCATTGCCGAACCCGTCTAAAGGCTGGCGTTCTTCCAGCAGCCGTCTGCTGGCGCTCTACAGTTCGCTGTTCGTGATCTGGAGCGGGATTCTCATGGGGGTCATGTACTACGAGGTTTCCGCTTACCTGGACAACCTGGCCAAGCATTCGCTGATGCAACGCCAGCACCTGTTTTCGCGCTTCTCGGGCGAGCAACTGGTGGACGCCCTCGCCGTCAGCATGACCTTCGACATCCGCGGCATCGACGCCTACGGCCTGTTCGATGCCCGGCAACATTACCTCAGCGGCGCCCTGCGCTACATTCCCGACGGTTTGCCGCTCGATGGCAAGATCCACATGCTGCGCGATTGCGATGCCTCCGACGACAACGACGAACAGACGCTGCCCACCGACAGCTGCGATGCCGTGGCAACCCGCACCCTGGACGGCCGCTGGCTGGTGCTGGTGCGCGACAACGGTTCGTTGTTCGCCGTGACCCGGATCATCCTTCACGCCTTGTTCTGGGGGATGACCCTGACCATCGTGCCGGGCATCGTCGGCTGGTATTTGCTGCGCCGGCGCCCATTGCGACGCATTCGCGGGATTCAGGCCAGTGCCGAAGCCATCGTCGCCGGTGACCTGAGCCGGCGCTTGCCGCTGTCCAATCGGCGTGACGAACTGGACATGCTCGCCGCCATCGTCAACGCCATGCTCGAACGCATCGAGCGCTTGATGAACGAGGTCAAGGGCGTGTGCGACAACATCGCCCATGACCTGCGCACGCCCCTGACCCGTCTGCGCGCGCAGCTTTACCGCATGCAACAGCAAGCCGGCGAAGGCTCGCCACAGGCCATGCAACTGGACCTGGTGCTGGCCGAGGCCGATACGCTGATGGCGCGTTTTCGCGGGTTGCTGCGGATCTCCGAACTGGAAGACCGCCAGCGTCGCTCCGGCTTCGTGCAACTGGACCCGGTGGCGTTGCTGCAAGAACTGCATGAGTTCTACCTGCCCCTGGCGGAAGACGACGGCCTGGTGTTCCAGTTGCACCTGCCCGCGTCATTGCCGCCCCTCAATGGCGACCGCGCGCTGATGTTCGAAGCGGTGGCGAACCTGCTCAGCAACTCGATCAAATTCACCCCGCCCGGTGGCGCGGTAATCCTGCGCGGGGTCAATGATGGCGGGCACACGCGGATCGAAGTGCTCGATTCCGGCCCGGGCATTCCCGAGGCGGAACGGGAAGCGGTGTTCCAGCGCTTCTATCGCGCCGAGGCGGGCAATCACAAAAGCGGCTTCGGGCTGGGGCTATCCATCGTCGCGGCGATTGTCAGCCTGCACGGGTTTACCCTGGAAGTGGGCAGCAGCGAACTGGGTGGCGCGCGGCTGGTGCTGGACTGCCAGGAAGGCTTGATTACCCAGGCCTGA
- a CDS encoding response regulator transcription factor has translation MTRILTIEDDAVTAREIVAELSSHGLDVDWVDNGREGLERAVSGNYDLITLDRMLPELDGLAIVTTLRTMGVATPILMISALSDVDERVRGLRAGGDDYLTKPFATDEMAARVEVLLRRQNTVTAEATTLRVADLELNLISHEASRDGQLLTLLPTEYKLLEFLMRNTGQILSRMMIFEEVWGYHFDPGTNLIDVHIGRLRKKIDPPGNAPLIRTVRGSGYVIAEPV, from the coding sequence ATGACCCGCATCTTGACCATCGAAGACGACGCCGTGACCGCCCGGGAAATTGTCGCCGAACTGAGTAGCCACGGCCTCGACGTCGACTGGGTCGACAATGGCCGCGAAGGGCTGGAGCGAGCGGTCAGCGGCAACTACGACCTGATCACCCTCGACCGCATGCTGCCCGAGCTCGATGGCCTGGCAATCGTCACCACCCTGCGGACCATGGGCGTGGCTACGCCGATCCTGATGATCAGCGCCCTGTCCGACGTCGATGAGCGCGTGCGCGGTCTGCGCGCCGGTGGCGACGACTACCTGACCAAACCCTTCGCCACCGATGAAATGGCCGCCCGGGTCGAAGTCCTGCTGCGCCGGCAGAACACCGTGACCGCCGAGGCCACCACGTTGCGGGTGGCCGATCTGGAGCTGAACCTGATCAGCCACGAAGCCAGCCGCGACGGTCAACTGCTGACGCTATTGCCCACCGAATACAAACTGCTGGAATTCCTGATGCGCAATACCGGGCAAATCCTCTCGCGGATGATGATTTTCGAGGAAGTCTGGGGTTACCACTTCGACCCCGGCACCAACCTGATCGACGTACACATCGGCCGTCTGCGCAAGAAGATCGACCCGCCTGGCAATGCCCCATTGATTCGGACCGTGCGAGGCTCGGGTTATGTCATTGCCGAACCCGTCTAA
- a CDS encoding glutathione S-transferase yields MKLIGMLDSPYVRRAAISAKCLGIALEHRSVSVFRHFEQFQQINPVVKAPTLVLDDGEVLMDSTLIIDYLETLAGNSLMPIQPGQRLRALRLIGLALAASEKSVQLYYERNLRPTEIQFEPWVQRVEGQLTAAYSGLERELDKQPLKTDGSLEQDGITLAVAWSFTNLVVPDQVSAAQFPRIAAFTAYAEGLEVFVDTPIE; encoded by the coding sequence ATGAAGCTGATCGGTATGCTGGACTCGCCCTATGTCAGGCGCGCCGCCATTTCTGCCAAATGCCTGGGAATCGCGCTGGAACACCGATCGGTCTCGGTGTTCCGCCACTTCGAACAATTCCAGCAGATCAACCCGGTAGTCAAGGCGCCTACCCTGGTGCTGGATGACGGTGAGGTGTTGATGGACTCGACGCTGATCATCGACTACCTCGAAACCCTGGCCGGCAACAGCCTCATGCCCATCCAGCCGGGTCAGCGCCTGCGCGCGTTGCGCCTGATCGGCCTGGCCCTGGCCGCCAGCGAAAAATCCGTGCAGCTTTACTACGAGCGCAACCTGCGGCCGACGGAGATTCAATTCGAACCTTGGGTGCAGCGGGTCGAAGGACAGCTGACGGCAGCCTATTCGGGACTGGAGCGAGAGCTGGATAAGCAGCCGCTGAAAACTGACGGTTCGCTTGAGCAGGATGGCATTACCCTCGCCGTAGCCTGGAGTTTTACCAACCTGGTGGTGCCGGATCAGGTGAGTGCGGCGCAGTTTCCGCGGATTGCCGCATTCACTGCGTATGCCGAAGGGCTTGAGGTGTTTGTGGATACGCCGATCGAATAG
- a CDS encoding TraR/DksA family transcriptional regulator, with amino-acid sequence MTKDKLLAMPADDYMNAEQHAFFSELLQNMKVETHERIEQNRIAIESLDTPADPADAASVEEERTWLVNAIDRDQRMLPQLEQALERIKEDSFGWCDDSGEAIGLKRLLISPTTKYCIEAQERHEQIDKHQRQA; translated from the coding sequence ATGACAAAGGACAAGTTGCTGGCCATGCCGGCGGATGACTACATGAATGCCGAGCAACATGCTTTTTTCTCCGAGCTGTTGCAGAACATGAAAGTCGAAACCCATGAGCGCATCGAACAGAACCGCATCGCCATCGAAAGCCTGGACACCCCGGCCGATCCGGCAGACGCGGCTTCGGTCGAAGAAGAGCGCACCTGGCTGGTGAACGCGATCGATCGCGACCAGCGCATGTTGCCTCAGTTGGAACAAGCCCTTGAGCGCATCAAGGAAGACAGCTTCGGCTGGTGCGACGACAGCGGCGAGGCGATTGGCCTCAAGCGCCTGCTGATCAGCCCGACCACCAAGTACTGCATCGAAGCTCAGGAACGTCACGAGCAAATCGACAAGCACCAGCGTCAGGCCTGA